In Halorhabdus rudnickae, the following proteins share a genomic window:
- a CDS encoding geranylgeranylglyceryl/heptaprenylglyceryl phosphate synthase, translating into MTTLADIAKRLESIATAATIASRDLLTLDTNPVPAEWTHITKIDPEEEKQLPLLFPLYLQHTSALEVGGSKDVTGENTQQTLELVADRPAPAFQEPSGPAQVTNATRERAEFLALPEVLNGDAESLVGQLGAGIEHIEEEIAPTMLAEKLPIPLGDELESRLAGAATSWMIDEAIFEAYIIQNPDSAAAREANVDENDLLGPTAAKQRAMAAERHHESEIIYLEYSGTFGDEEAQDILAAIDEGVSWSRVWYGGGLDDRESAQAVVDAGADATVVGNIFHEIAAEEVEICADAAAALGPDADRAAVESWVDETVDIDGTSAASYLSTITSLSNPTSRAREYLIATIEAYLGLTALADELDGTVTDEISLSVALDEREELPGEVELSKVLLDDEQSFPHDLVAGLLAERFDIQADVPPVAHIGVEI; encoded by the coding sequence ATGACGACGCTTGCAGACATTGCGAAGCGACTCGAATCGATCGCCACTGCGGCGACGATCGCGAGTCGAGATCTGCTGACGCTGGACACCAATCCCGTCCCGGCCGAGTGGACACACATCACGAAGATCGACCCCGAAGAGGAGAAACAGCTTCCCCTGCTGTTTCCGCTCTATCTCCAGCACACGAGCGCCCTCGAGGTCGGGGGATCGAAGGACGTGACCGGGGAAAACACCCAGCAGACGCTCGAATTAGTGGCCGATCGGCCGGCCCCTGCCTTCCAGGAACCGTCCGGCCCGGCACAGGTGACCAACGCGACGCGCGAACGCGCCGAGTTCCTGGCACTCCCCGAAGTGCTCAACGGCGACGCGGAGTCGCTAGTCGGGCAACTCGGCGCCGGCATCGAACACATCGAAGAGGAGATCGCCCCGACGATGCTCGCCGAGAAGCTGCCGATCCCCCTGGGCGACGAACTCGAGAGTCGACTCGCCGGCGCGGCCACCTCCTGGATGATCGACGAGGCGATTTTCGAGGCGTATATCATCCAGAACCCCGACAGTGCAGCGGCTCGGGAGGCCAACGTCGACGAGAACGACCTGCTCGGTCCGACGGCGGCCAAACAGCGGGCGATGGCCGCCGAGCGACATCACGAGTCCGAAATCATCTATCTGGAGTACTCGGGTACCTTCGGCGACGAGGAGGCCCAGGACATCCTCGCGGCGATCGACGAGGGCGTCTCTTGGTCGCGGGTCTGGTACGGCGGCGGTCTCGACGATCGCGAAAGCGCCCAGGCAGTCGTCGACGCCGGTGCGGACGCGACAGTTGTCGGGAACATCTTCCACGAGATTGCCGCCGAAGAAGTTGAGATCTGTGCGGACGCCGCCGCAGCGCTCGGCCCCGACGCCGACAGGGCGGCCGTCGAATCCTGGGTCGACGAGACTGTCGATATCGACGGAACCAGTGCCGCAAGCTATCTCTCGACGATCACGTCGTTGTCCAATCCCACATCCCGCGCCAGGGAATACCTCATTGCGACGATCGAGGCGTATCTCGGGCTGACAGCACTCGCCGACGAACTCGACGGCACGGTGACCGACGAGATCTCGTTGTCGGTTGCACTCGACGAACGCGAGGAACTTCCCGGCGAGGTGGAACTTTCGAAGGTACTTCTGGACGACGAGCAATCTTTCCCGCACGATCTCGTTGCCGGCTTACTCGCCGAGCGATTCGATATTCAGGCGGATGTACCACCGGTCGCCCACATTGGCGTCGAGATATAA
- a CDS encoding geranylgeranyl reductase family protein, whose protein sequence is MSSEAYDIVVVGGGTAGAFAAATAAQRGLDVVILERKSEGEAGHIACGDAIKGKSTFPDVIDLEYLREESFTNETVEYARFEIPDGDTIDYPFGTGSGAIVDRKRYGEVLLEEADRVGAEIHYDTVVRDVVQNDRVEGVEAVRKGDPRRYDAEVVIDAAGALSILQDKADLADATFDTNVTYEQFCSAYREVIEVEEPVEWDDAIVFKPTEELGYLWYFPRTATEINVGLGFQMDREPMELVDVLRADIRNRPEFENATVKDKLGGALPTRRPYDSAVAPGFMAVGDAAGHVNPTTGGGIPGAAKAGHWAAEIAADAIADGDADESALWAYNRRVLTDFGKRFAAMDLYNIFGGTHTVDDLAEILSALPAQQLIDILGRSGTASMSLGLKLKTLKDTFGHWATLYDAYKVNKRTTELKEIYDDYPETPAGFADWRAKRDTFMEDFYAEFDAEPKY, encoded by the coding sequence ATGTCGAGCGAGGCGTACGACATCGTCGTCGTCGGTGGGGGGACTGCCGGCGCGTTCGCTGCAGCGACTGCTGCCCAGCGGGGTCTCGACGTCGTCATCCTGGAACGCAAAAGCGAGGGCGAAGCCGGTCACATCGCCTGTGGCGATGCGATCAAGGGCAAGAGCACGTTCCCGGACGTGATCGACCTCGAATACCTCCGTGAGGAATCGTTCACCAACGAAACCGTCGAATACGCCCGCTTTGAGATCCCCGACGGCGACACCATCGACTACCCTTTCGGCACCGGTTCGGGCGCGATCGTCGACCGCAAGCGCTACGGCGAAGTGTTGCTCGAGGAAGCCGATCGGGTCGGTGCCGAGATCCACTACGATACCGTTGTTCGGGACGTGGTCCAGAACGACCGCGTCGAGGGCGTCGAAGCCGTCCGGAAGGGTGACCCACGCCGGTACGACGCGGAGGTAGTCATCGACGCCGCGGGCGCGCTCTCGATCCTTCAGGACAAGGCCGATCTGGCCGACGCCACCTTCGATACGAACGTCACCTACGAGCAGTTCTGTTCGGCCTATCGGGAAGTCATCGAGGTCGAGGAGCCCGTCGAGTGGGACGACGCGATCGTCTTCAAACCGACCGAAGAACTCGGGTATCTGTGGTACTTCCCGCGGACGGCTACCGAGATCAACGTCGGACTCGGCTTCCAGATGGATCGCGAACCCATGGAACTGGTCGACGTGCTCCGGGCGGACATCCGGAACCGTCCCGAGTTCGAGAACGCGACGGTCAAAGACAAACTCGGTGGGGCACTCCCGACTCGCCGGCCCTACGATTCCGCTGTCGCACCGGGGTTCATGGCGGTCGGTGATGCCGCCGGGCACGTCAACCCTACCACCGGCGGCGGGATCCCCGGCGCTGCCAAGGCCGGCCACTGGGCGGCCGAGATCGCCGCCGACGCGATCGCCGACGGAGATGCGGACGAGTCAGCACTGTGGGCGTACAACCGCCGCGTCCTGACTGACTTCGGGAAGCGATTCGCGGCGATGGATCTGTACAACATCTTCGGCGGCACCCACACCGTCGACGATCTCGCGGAGATACTGTCGGCGCTCCCTGCCCAGCAACTCATCGACATCCTCGGGCGCTCGGGCACGGCCTCGATGAGCCTGGGACTGAAGCTCAAAACGCTAAAGGACACCTTCGGCCACTGGGCAACGCTGTACGACGCCTACAAGGTCAACAAGCGGACGACCGAACTCAAAGAAATCTACGACGACTACCCCGAGACGCCCGCCGGATTCGCCGACTGGCGAGCGAAGCGGGACACGTTCATGGAGGACTTCTACGCAGAGTTCGACGCCGAGCCGAAATACTGA
- a CDS encoding aldo/keto reductase: MPMLGLGTWQNDDLAQCAESVRTALEAGYRHVDTAQAYDNEAAVGDGIAAADVSREEVFLATKVWADNLSYRDVIETTEQSLEKLGVDAVDLLYIHWPSRAYDPEETLGAFDELHDRGLIEHVGVSNFTPEHVDRAREILDAPIFANQVEMHPQLPQEELLAHATETGYNLVAYSPLARGAVMDDPTVLEIAEKHDVSPAAVSLAWLRERDVTAIPKATSEAHIRDNLESVRVELPAEDLAAIDAIERTDRRVDPDFSPDW, encoded by the coding sequence ATGCCAATGCTTGGGCTCGGGACCTGGCAGAACGACGACCTCGCACAGTGTGCCGAAAGCGTCCGGACGGCCCTGGAAGCCGGGTATCGACACGTCGACACGGCACAGGCCTACGACAACGAGGCGGCCGTCGGCGACGGAATCGCCGCCGCGGACGTTTCCCGGGAGGAGGTCTTCCTCGCAACGAAAGTGTGGGCGGACAACCTCTCGTATCGAGACGTCATCGAGACGACCGAGCAGAGCCTCGAGAAACTGGGCGTCGACGCGGTGGATCTCCTCTATATCCACTGGCCGAGTCGTGCCTACGACCCCGAGGAGACGCTGGGGGCGTTCGACGAGCTACACGACCGCGGACTGATCGAACACGTCGGTGTAAGCAACTTCACGCCCGAGCACGTCGATCGTGCTCGGGAGATTCTGGACGCGCCGATCTTCGCCAATCAGGTGGAGATGCACCCACAGCTCCCCCAGGAGGAACTGCTGGCCCACGCCACGGAAACCGGCTACAATCTCGTCGCGTACTCGCCGCTAGCTCGGGGTGCTGTCATGGATGACCCCACGGTCCTCGAGATCGCCGAGAAACACGACGTTAGCCCAGCCGCAGTCAGTCTGGCGTGGCTCCGGGAACGCGACGTGACGGCGATCCCGAAAGCCACGAGCGAGGCACATATCCGAGACAATCTCGAGAGCGTCCGGGTTGAGTTACCGGCCGAGGACCTCGCCGCCATCGACGCCATCGAACGGACGGACCGCCGGGTCGATCCGGATTTCTCTCCCGACTGGTAG
- a CDS encoding DUF63 family protein has translation MDYSAVADDPGRAWLATFAAALVALVGGSIAFTRTVWDGFVWQYFWGPVYADAHKATCAIKDGGLSLANSKSACRAAESAGAIVAKPGYTVVSEVGYMLVGLFFLIGVYLLLRRLDIDLDRSMFFALVPFMLFGGALRVVEDATDAAAAAGFEPAIGYPLNTLFISPVIYFTVFGIALAALLASVELAGRNVVASAERTLGYLGVGILTVTFGYLLILGATVEYVGLYPQVVILTLGLATLFASGIYALADRVAPSINSGTGTVGLVVLWGQAVDGVANVLISDWADVIGLPISYSPKHPANAFIIDVTQTILPAGVLEAMGASWPFLLVKLAFPLAIVWLFTEEFIEEQPRYSYLLLIAVVAVGLGPGSRDMMRAALGI, from the coding sequence ATGGACTACTCGGCAGTCGCCGACGATCCGGGACGGGCCTGGCTGGCGACGTTCGCCGCTGCCCTCGTTGCCCTCGTCGGAGGCTCAATCGCCTTCACGCGGACAGTCTGGGACGGTTTCGTCTGGCAGTACTTCTGGGGCCCGGTGTACGCCGACGCCCACAAGGCCACCTGTGCGATCAAAGACGGCGGCCTCTCGCTGGCGAACAGCAAATCAGCCTGTCGGGCCGCTGAAAGCGCCGGGGCAATCGTCGCCAAGCCGGGCTATACGGTCGTCTCCGAGGTCGGGTACATGCTGGTCGGGCTGTTCTTCCTGATCGGCGTCTACCTCCTCTTGCGTCGGCTCGATATCGACCTCGACCGGTCGATGTTCTTCGCACTCGTGCCGTTCATGTTGTTCGGTGGTGCGCTGCGGGTCGTCGAAGACGCCACCGACGCGGCGGCTGCCGCTGGATTCGAACCCGCAATCGGATACCCGCTGAACACGCTGTTCATCAGCCCGGTCATCTACTTCACTGTCTTTGGCATCGCGCTGGCCGCGTTACTCGCCAGCGTCGAACTTGCCGGCCGAAACGTAGTCGCGTCGGCCGAGCGGACGCTGGGGTACCTCGGCGTCGGGATTCTCACAGTAACGTTCGGCTACCTCCTGATCCTCGGAGCCACCGTCGAGTACGTCGGCTTGTACCCGCAGGTCGTGATCCTCACCCTCGGCCTGGCGACACTGTTTGCCTCCGGCATCTACGCCCTCGCAGACCGCGTCGCGCCGTCGATCAACAGCGGAACCGGCACAGTCGGACTGGTCGTCCTCTGGGGGCAGGCTGTCGACGGCGTAGCGAACGTCCTCATTTCGGACTGGGCCGATGTGATCGGCCTCCCGATTTCCTACTCACCGAAACACCCCGCGAACGCCTTCATCATCGACGTGACACAGACGATCCTGCCCGCTGGTGTCCTCGAAGCGATGGGTGCGTCGTGGCCGTTCTTACTGGTGAAACTCGCCTTCCCGCTGGCGATCGTCTGGCTGTTCACCGAGGAGTTTATCGAGGAGCAACCGCGCTATAGTTACCTCCTGCTCATCGCAGTGGTCGCGGTGGGTCTCGGCCCAGGCTCCAGGGACATGATGCGTGCCGCGCTGGGCATCTGA
- a CDS encoding YcaO-like family protein, with amino-acid sequence MTVGIAGSGPALEAIEAALSDVDVRTERHEALDVGAFDLGIVVDVAGSAAFERVNDVACETGAPWIAVELGGVGGVPVVDAAITGFDGSTGCYGCLETRVRSNVDPTEQPTEAQPPTTARYAGAIAGRAAASFLDDGTNGPDVFGHVIEIPHERHRLLAVPHCGCGTEPPREIERTTASRDVEESLALAERGIDDRAGIVREVGEVDSYPLPYYLARNADTGGFSDAGAATQAAGVALDWNEAFMRALGEAYERYAAGVYRTESFREAPRADLDTAVPPASFVTPPPPDRDATRLWIDGENLATGQTVDLPASLVVYPPPNEAVRPAATTGLGFGNATVEALLSGLYEVIERDAAMLAWYSTFEPLGLAVEDEGFETLVARLEAAGLSVSTLLLTQDVDVPVVACAVHREGEWPRFAIGSGADLDPAGAARSALTEATQNWLELRRMGPDRASEAGGAIGEYAAFPEEVQSFVDPGSVVAAGDVGPDPAPTGEAELQVLIERVADAGMTPYAARLTTRDLATLGFEAVRVLVPDAQPLFLDEPYFGDRLDTVPDELGFEARPGRAFHPFP; translated from the coding sequence ATGACTGTCGGCATCGCCGGGTCGGGACCGGCCCTCGAAGCGATCGAGGCCGCCCTGTCGGACGTGGACGTCCGGACCGAACGACACGAGGCACTGGACGTCGGCGCGTTCGACCTGGGGATCGTCGTTGATGTCGCCGGATCGGCGGCCTTCGAGCGCGTCAACGACGTGGCCTGCGAGACAGGCGCGCCCTGGATCGCTGTCGAACTCGGTGGGGTTGGTGGCGTACCGGTCGTCGACGCGGCGATCACTGGCTTCGACGGGTCAACCGGTTGTTACGGCTGCCTGGAGACGCGCGTCCGGTCGAACGTGGATCCGACCGAACAGCCGACCGAGGCCCAGCCGCCCACGACGGCCCGGTACGCCGGTGCGATCGCCGGTCGAGCCGCGGCGAGTTTTCTCGACGACGGGACGAACGGGCCAGACGTGTTCGGCCATGTGATCGAGATCCCCCACGAACGCCACCGGCTCCTGGCCGTGCCTCACTGCGGGTGTGGGACTGAACCCCCACGGGAGATCGAGCGGACGACGGCGTCCCGGGACGTCGAGGAATCGCTTGCGCTGGCCGAGCGCGGGATCGACGACCGGGCCGGGATCGTCAGGGAAGTCGGTGAGGTGGATTCCTACCCGCTCCCGTATTACCTGGCGCGCAACGCCGACACCGGGGGATTCAGCGACGCCGGTGCCGCCACACAGGCTGCCGGGGTCGCCCTCGACTGGAACGAGGCCTTCATGCGAGCGCTGGGCGAAGCGTACGAACGCTACGCGGCGGGCGTCTACCGGACGGAATCGTTCCGGGAAGCGCCTCGCGCGGACCTCGACACTGCCGTCCCGCCCGCGTCGTTCGTGACACCCCCGCCGCCCGACCGAGACGCCACAAGGCTGTGGATCGACGGTGAGAACCTGGCGACCGGACAGACCGTCGACCTCCCCGCGTCGCTGGTCGTGTATCCGCCGCCGAACGAGGCTGTCAGGCCGGCCGCGACGACGGGGCTCGGGTTCGGCAACGCGACCGTCGAGGCGCTGCTGTCGGGGCTCTACGAGGTCATCGAACGCGACGCCGCGATGCTCGCTTGGTACTCGACGTTCGAACCGCTCGGTCTCGCGGTCGAAGACGAGGGGTTCGAAACGCTGGTCGCCAGGCTCGAGGCGGCGGGGCTGTCCGTCTCGACGCTGTTGCTCACTCAGGACGTCGACGTGCCGGTCGTGGCCTGTGCCGTCCACCGGGAGGGGGAGTGGCCCCGGTTCGCGATCGGGTCGGGCGCCGACCTCGACCCCGCTGGGGCCGCCCGGTCGGCGCTGACCGAGGCGACACAGAACTGGCTCGAACTTCGCCGGATGGGCCCCGATCGGGCGAGCGAGGCCGGGGGCGCGATCGGCGAGTACGCCGCATTCCCCGAGGAAGTCCAGTCGTTCGTCGACCCGGGAAGTGTCGTCGCCGCTGGAGACGTCGGTCCCGACCCTGCACCGACCGGCGAGGCGGAACTGCAGGTGTTGATCGAGCGTGTCGCCGACGCCGGCATGACGCCGTACGCGGCACGACTGACCACCAGAGACCTCGCGACCCTCGGATTCGAGGCTGTTCGCGTGCTCGTCCCCGATGCCCAGCCACTGTTCCTCGACGAACCCTATTTCGGTGACCGACTCGACACCGTTCCCGACGAACTCGGGTTCGAGGCGCGACCCGGTCGGGCGTTCCATCCGTTCCCCTGA
- the tbsP gene encoding transcriptional regulator TbsP encodes MSSQNTIGGPLQSILEETLRSATEAYVVNPAAETITELVDVLDGFEDAPTVRLLVPEGPLKHVMDDFLIASVTADLIDSEVLEIRLLSEVPVNSLLVTDDAVVSLVTVAETPAGLRSDDEAFVEETQTHFADIWETAREQSLRTPPLSRVRSTLESDLDAETRADFDAVLDSLSVARGDGQGLDEVTISLLVAARNEQLLYDISKWGEDVGVASKATFSRTKTQLEDQGLLDTEKVPIDVGRPRLRLILGDERLRSADADELAAVVMDILS; translated from the coding sequence ATGTCCAGTCAAAATACGATAGGAGGGCCACTCCAATCGATCCTCGAGGAGACCTTGCGATCGGCAACAGAGGCCTACGTCGTGAACCCGGCCGCCGAGACGATCACGGAACTGGTCGATGTCCTCGATGGGTTCGAGGACGCGCCGACGGTCCGGCTGCTGGTCCCCGAAGGCCCCCTCAAGCACGTCATGGACGATTTCTTGATCGCCAGCGTTACGGCGGATCTGATCGACTCGGAGGTACTTGAGATCCGCCTTCTCTCGGAGGTACCGGTCAATTCCCTCCTCGTGACCGACGACGCTGTCGTGTCGCTGGTGACCGTGGCGGAGACGCCCGCGGGGCTTCGGAGCGACGACGAGGCGTTCGTCGAGGAGACACAGACACACTTCGCAGACATCTGGGAGACCGCTAGGGAACAGTCGCTTCGGACCCCACCGCTCTCCCGGGTTCGATCGACGCTGGAGTCGGATCTCGACGCCGAGACGCGGGCAGACTTCGATGCCGTCCTCGACTCGCTGTCGGTCGCTCGCGGCGACGGGCAGGGTCTCGACGAGGTGACCATCAGCTTGCTGGTGGCCGCCCGCAACGAGCAGTTGCTTTACGACATTAGCAAGTGGGGCGAGGATGTCGGGGTGGCGAGCAAGGCAACATTCTCCCGGACGAAGACCCAGCTGGAAGACCAGGGACTGCTCGATACGGAGAAAGTCCCGATCGATGTCGGCCGCCCGCGACTGCGACTGATACTGGGCGACGAACGGTTGCGCTCAGCTGACGCGGACGAACTGGCTGCGGTCGTGATGGATATCCTGTCTTAG
- the glyA gene encoding serine hydroxymethyltransferase, which yields MTHETVREVDPAVADALAGERDRQEDTLALIASENHVSEAVLEAQGSALTNIYAEGYPGKRYYAGCEYADEVEELAIDRAMELWGADHVNVQPHSGSQANMGVYLAVLEPGDKILSLDLTHGGHLSHGHPANFAGQVYDVEQYEVDEETGYIDYEGLAKTAEEFDPDIIVSGYSAYPREVEWGEIQAVAEDVDAYHLADIAHITGLVAAGVHSSPVGVADFVTGSTHKTIRAGRGGIIMCDEEYADDIDSAVFPGMQGGPLMHNIAGKAVGFGEALEPEFEEYAEQTVANAAALADRLQEHGLELVSGGTDNHLVLIDLRPSHPDTPGKDVEEALEDAGIVLNANTVPGETRSSFNPSGIRAGTPGLTTRGFDEDATREVADLIYEVVDAPDDEAVIERVSERVDELTDEYPVYE from the coding sequence ATGACTCACGAGACCGTCCGCGAGGTCGACCCGGCCGTCGCCGACGCCCTCGCTGGCGAGCGCGACCGGCAGGAAGACACCCTGGCGCTGATCGCCAGCGAGAACCACGTCAGCGAGGCCGTCCTCGAGGCACAGGGGTCGGCACTGACGAATATCTACGCTGAAGGCTATCCGGGCAAGCGCTACTACGCCGGGTGTGAGTACGCCGACGAGGTCGAGGAACTTGCGATCGACCGCGCGATGGAGTTGTGGGGTGCCGACCACGTCAACGTCCAGCCACACTCGGGCAGCCAGGCCAACATGGGCGTCTACCTGGCCGTCCTGGAACCCGGCGACAAGATCCTCTCGCTTGATCTGACCCACGGCGGCCATCTCTCTCATGGTCACCCGGCGAACTTCGCCGGCCAGGTCTACGACGTCGAACAGTACGAGGTCGACGAAGAGACCGGCTACATCGACTACGAGGGACTGGCCAAGACAGCAGAAGAATTCGATCCCGACATTATCGTCTCGGGGTACTCGGCGTATCCCCGCGAGGTCGAGTGGGGAGAAATCCAGGCGGTCGCCGAGGACGTCGATGCCTACCACCTCGCAGACATCGCCCACATCACGGGACTGGTCGCGGCAGGCGTCCACTCCTCGCCGGTCGGCGTGGCGGACTTCGTGACGGGATCGACCCACAAGACGATCCGGGCCGGCCGGGGCGGCATCATCATGTGTGACGAGGAGTACGCCGACGACATCGACTCCGCGGTCTTCCCCGGCATGCAGGGCGGCCCGCTGATGCACAACATCGCGGGCAAGGCCGTCGGCTTCGGCGAGGCTCTCGAACCGGAGTTCGAGGAGTACGCCGAGCAAACAGTCGCCAACGCGGCAGCCCTCGCGGACCGCCTCCAGGAACACGGCCTCGAACTTGTTTCGGGTGGGACCGACAACCACCTCGTGTTGATCGACCTCCGACCGTCCCATCCCGACACGCCGGGCAAAGACGTCGAGGAGGCACTCGAAGACGCCGGGATCGTCCTCAACGCAAACACGGTCCCCGGCGAGACGCGCTCGTCGTTCAATCCCTCGGGTATCCGGGCTGGTACGCCCGGCCTGACGACCCGCGGGTTCGACGAGGACGCCACTCGCGAGGTCGCCGACCTGATCTACGAGGTCGTCGACGCGCCCGATGACGAGGCCGTCATCGAGAGAGTGAGCGAACGCGTCGACGAACTGACTGACGAATATCCCGTCTACGAGTAA
- the sucD gene encoding succinate--CoA ligase subunit alpha encodes MSVLVDEDTRVIVQGITGGEGEFHAEQMIEYGTNVVAGAVPGKGGQEVHGVPVYDTVDRAARAEDADASVVFVPPAFAGDALFEALDAPLDVVVAITEGVPTQDVSKVYEQLRRTDTHLIGPNCPGIITPGETKLGILPGNIFESGEVGLISRSGTLTYQIVDSLTARGIGQSTAVGIGGDPIIGTGFIDALELFEADLDTEAVVMCGEIGGEDEEEAARYIAEYMDTPVVGFIAGRTAPPGKRMGHAGAIVSGSGTGTAASKIEALENAGVPVAETPDEVADLVEEVR; translated from the coding sequence ATGAGTGTGCTCGTCGACGAGGATACCCGCGTCATCGTCCAGGGAATCACCGGCGGTGAGGGCGAGTTCCACGCCGAGCAGATGATCGAGTACGGCACGAACGTCGTCGCCGGTGCAGTCCCCGGAAAGGGCGGCCAGGAAGTCCACGGCGTGCCAGTGTACGACACAGTCGATCGGGCCGCTCGCGCGGAGGATGCCGACGCCTCAGTCGTGTTCGTCCCGCCCGCCTTCGCCGGTGACGCACTGTTCGAGGCGCTTGACGCCCCGCTGGACGTCGTCGTCGCGATCACTGAAGGGGTCCCGACTCAGGACGTCAGCAAGGTCTACGAACAGCTCCGCCGAACGGATACGCACCTGATCGGACCCAACTGTCCGGGGATCATCACGCCAGGCGAGACGAAACTCGGCATCCTGCCGGGCAACATCTTCGAGTCTGGTGAGGTCGGGCTGATCTCTCGGTCCGGCACCCTCACCTACCAGATCGTCGATAGCCTCACGGCGCGGGGCATCGGCCAGTCGACGGCAGTCGGCATCGGCGGCGACCCCATCATCGGGACCGGGTTTATCGACGCCCTCGAACTCTTCGAGGCCGATCTCGACACGGAGGCCGTCGTCATGTGTGGCGAGATCGGCGGCGAGGACGAGGAGGAGGCCGCCCGCTATATCGCCGAATACATGGATACGCCGGTGGTCGGGTTCATCGCCGGACGGACCGCACCGCCAGGCAAACGCATGGGTCATGCCGGTGCGATCGTCTCAGGGAGCGGCACCGGGACCGCTGCGAGCAAGATAGAGGCCCTCGAGAACGCGGGCGTGCCTGTCGCCGAGACGCCGGACGAGGTCGCCGATCTCGTCGAGGAAGTCCGCTGA
- the sucC gene encoding ADP-forming succinate--CoA ligase subunit beta: MRLHEYQAKRLFADAGIPTPEAELASDVEAAVTAAESIGYPVAVKAQVHVGGRGKAGGIKLAADAAEARAAAEEIIGMDLKGYEVDRVLVEAAVDFVNELYVGVTMDRGAGKPVAMVSRKGGVNIEEVAEEDPDAIAREHVDPAFGLHPYQARKAVYDAGVDREVAGDVASILSTLYDLWDEKDGSDAEINPVMITDGGEVVAADAVFNVDDDALFRQSEIAQLEGETTGDDLEAMASEYGFDYVRLSGNVGVIGNGAGLVMTTLDMVDHYGGAPANFLDIGGGAKAGRVRNALEVVFADDNVDSVVFNIFGGITRGDEVARGINEALEEFDEIPNPVTVRLAGTNSAEGMEILNTDLVTVEQTLEEAVQRAVADAQEVEA, translated from the coding sequence ATGCGACTCCACGAGTATCAGGCCAAGCGGCTCTTTGCTGACGCCGGGATTCCGACCCCCGAGGCCGAGTTGGCGAGCGATGTCGAAGCGGCGGTCACGGCGGCCGAATCGATCGGCTACCCCGTCGCGGTCAAGGCGCAGGTTCACGTCGGCGGGCGTGGGAAGGCCGGTGGGATCAAACTCGCGGCCGACGCCGCGGAGGCCCGCGCTGCCGCCGAGGAGATCATCGGCATGGACCTGAAGGGCTACGAGGTCGATCGCGTCCTCGTCGAGGCGGCCGTCGACTTCGTGAACGAGTTGTACGTCGGCGTGACCATGGACCGCGGTGCTGGCAAACCGGTCGCGATGGTCTCGAGGAAGGGCGGAGTCAACATCGAAGAGGTCGCCGAGGAGGACCCCGACGCCATCGCCCGGGAACACGTCGACCCCGCCTTCGGTCTCCATCCCTACCAGGCTCGCAAGGCCGTCTACGACGCCGGCGTCGACCGCGAGGTGGCCGGCGACGTGGCCTCGATTCTCTCGACGCTGTACGATCTCTGGGACGAGAAAGACGGCAGCGACGCCGAGATCAATCCCGTGATGATCACCGACGGTGGCGAGGTCGTTGCCGCCGACGCCGTTTTCAACGTCGACGACGATGCCCTGTTTCGCCAGTCCGAGATCGCCCAACTGGAGGGCGAGACGACCGGCGACGACCTGGAGGCGATGGCGAGTGAGTACGGCTTCGACTACGTCCGACTGTCTGGCAACGTCGGCGTCATCGGCAACGGCGCAGGACTCGTGATGACGACCCTGGACATGGTCGATCACTACGGCGGTGCCCCGGCGAACTTCCTGGACATCGGTGGCGGTGCAAAGGCCGGTCGCGTGCGCAACGCCCTGGAGGTCGTTTTCGCGGACGACAACGTGGACAGCGTCGTATTCAACATCTTCGGGGGGATCACCCGCGGCGACGAGGTCGCCCGCGGCATCAACGAAGCCCTAGAGGAGTTCGACGAGATTCCCAATCCGGTCACGGTCAGGCTCGCGGGGACCAACAGCGCGGAAGGCATGGAAATCCTCAATACTGATCTCGTGACCGTCGAGCAGACGCTGGAGGAAGCGGTTCAGCGTGCCGTCGCCGACGCTCAGGAGGTGGAAGCATGA